Part of the Arvicanthis niloticus isolate mArvNil1 chromosome 3, mArvNil1.pat.X, whole genome shotgun sequence genome is shown below.
CCTGCCGTAGGCACATGCCACCTCTCACTTGCAGTTTGCAGTCAGTGGCGACATCAAGGGCCCTTCGGTGTTTACAGGACACAAGCAGATGACACTGCATAAACTTGCTCTGTGAGACAAGCTCATTCCTGACCCAGACTCTTGGACTTGTCTGACATCCGTCTAGAATGCTACCATTCTTCAGCGTGCTGTggctctctcttttcagttccAGCGTCATTTTCAGAGACGCCTTCCCCAGATACTCTACATTAGGCGTTATCCTCACATTTGTCTCTTTATTTCACCTCATGAATTGTTTTTTTTGTATGTAGATGTTTATTATTAACTaaacagtatgtgtgtgtgtgtgtacctgtgtgtgtacgtgtagtATAAGGTCTAGGAGGGCAGTGATTATTTTGAACACACTTCCTGGAACACGGTGGTCGACCTTGAATGACTGCAATTGTAAGAAGTGAATGAGCAATGTATTTATCAAATGATTATAGAGCCCCAGCTGTGTTCTAGATATCAGGAATATAGTAATGAAGAAGCTGACACACATCCCTGACCTCTTTGGATCTTACATTCTAATACAGGGAAAGAGACTTTCAACAAGTAATAAGGCAGCAAAGAGAAAGCTGCCGGAATAGAGCTGTGCTTCATTAAACAGGGTAATGGACAAAGGAGAcctggggaagggaaggaagggaaggaggggaggggaggggaggggaggggaggggaggggaggggaggggagggaggggaggggaggggagggaggggaggggaggggaggggagggggggaggggaggggagggggggaggggaggggaggggaggggaggggaggggaggggaggggaggggagggaggggaggggagggggggaggggaggggagggggggaggggaggggaggggaggggaggggaggggaggggaaggggaggggaggggaggggagggaagggaagggaagggaagggaagggaagggaagggaagggaagggaagggaagggaagggaagggaagggaagggaagggaagggaaggggcgtACATAGTGTGGGCTGATGGATGGGGAGCCAtttaaggaaagagagaagggccAACGGCCTGAGAACCCAGCACATTCTTTGCAAAGTGTTGCGGGATGGGCCAGAGAAGCGTGTGTGGGTCACTGTCATGTCAGATGTAGAGTATGACTGGATCCTCCTCTTTGGTCTTAGTGATAGAAGACCGATGGGTGCTAGGGCAGTTTGGAGGTCCAGGCAATGGTCTGATGTGATGATGAAGTGATGTTGGATTGGTCCTGAGGGGTGGTGGAGAGGTAGTGACATACCTCAGATGGGAAGGATCTTAAAGGGAGACACGGCAGCATCGACTGAAACAGTGAACAAAAGTAATGACCCTGTTGTGCCAAGGTGACACCAAAGTCTTTTCTTGGACTTAACAGAAAAGTGACAGTCTTGTCAAGCCCGAGACACTGATATATCACATTTAGTATCGGGACTTGGAACTTTCCTGTCATCTATCATTTATCCCAAGGAACAGCATAAGAATGGTGAAATATATTCAGTATCAAAAATCTGTGCCTGCAATTAAGCAGGCTGGTCTGGGGCCTGATCTTATTTCAGCTCTGTGACACGACTACAGTAATTGTTTGGCAGACAAacatttcagaaatgaaaatgacacTCATCCGTGAGAAGACTATCAAGCTCCTTGGACAGTCGCACAAAGGGTAGACATCATTATTAAGACAAAGATCTTTCTGGGCTTATTGTGATTGACAGCTTGTCCTTCAAAGTGATCTGATAACTGTTCAGATGGCCAACCCTTTGCCTCTTGGCTGCTCTAAAAGAGATGTGGTTACTGAGCCTTGAAGTCTCCACAGCCGATGTCCAGCagtgcagaagggcatttatTCACCTCATGGTTTCTCAGAGCCTCCTCTACCTCGGGCTTCTTGAATCCCTCACCTATTTATTTACCAAAATCAGCGATCAGATAACAACTCACAAATTTGAGATTTCAGAATGTGCCAAGTGCAAAGATGGAAATTGGAAGAGCAACCCGTCTGGTTCCTCTGGGAGACCATGGAAGGCTTCCCGGCTGAGGCAGACTTCAAGAGAGACTTCAGAGAGATGGCTGGATCTAAAGGGCCTTCAGACTTACACATCCTCTTCTCTGGTGGACGGTCTTGTAAATTGCAGAAGAGAAAGAcggagaggggaggagaacaCGGGGGGGCTGGACCTTTAGAAAAGCTATGCAGGGGACGAAAGTCAATTGTATACGTGCATGCATTAAAATTTCAAGGACCAAATACAATTTTAGTAGAATTTTAGTAAAATAGTTAAATACTAATAAAAttggtaaaagaaaatattagattGGAATTTTCTGGTGAGATTCACAGATGGCTGAAAGGAACCGGAGGCCTCGCATTCCGCTGTTGGAGGCGCTTAGTAGCTTTCTTGGCGATGAAATATAAgccctgcttttttcttttctgtgcccACCCAACTTCCTCTCCTAGTCATTTCTGCTCACTGCAATACTATGTTGAGGTTTCCTAACCAAAAACTATGCACTCGCAAAACAATCTAACAGCATTTTCGCGAAACATTCGCTTGTGGTTTCTAGGGATTTTTCGAGGCCGTACGGTAGTCACGTGAAAAACCTTCGTGTGCTCTGGGGTTGGAGGGACCCCTGCGTCCCTTCCGAGTTAGTGTCTCTTCAGAACTTCCAGAAACCCGGGGATGGATCTCCTACAACAGCGCTCAGCACAGTTAGAAGCGGGAAGGTCTAGAGGGCGCTAGCCGCAGGCATCCGAGCTTTTCCACTCTGCCAGAAAGTTTCCAACCCCTTCTGGAGTCCCCGGGTGCCGGCTGCGGTCAGCCGGGAAGGGCGgcgggaggggaggtggggacacGAGAGGATCACTTTAGTGAACGGCCTCCTGGGGAAGCGCCTGGAGGCTCTGACCCACTgcggaagaggaagaggagctggGCCGGGAGCGGGTGGGTGGGCGAGCGGGCGGTGACAGTCGGGTCGTCCCCCGGAGCGCGCGGGTCAGGGTGGAGCCTGCGGCGGGGAGCCGCGTCAGCGTTTAGCATGCAAATGCATTCCccgctcctccccctccccctcccccgtccccacccccaccccgccccaacCCTCCCCGCCCCGGGAGCGAGCTCAGCGGCTCCGCAGCAGCCCACGCCTCCTGCGCGCCGCGGCGCCCGAGCGGGCGGCTCTACTTAAGCGACGCGCCGGCCGCGACCCGCCACTCGCCTGGAGCGCGCGGGCGAGGCGGGCGCAGCGCACCGGGGCTCTCGTGGGCGCACTGCTGCGCGCTCGCACCGCGCGGCTCTCGGTGGCCGGCCTCCGCCTGAGCGCAGGGCTCCCCGGCTAAGAGCCGCTGCGGCTTCCGATCGCGACCCAGCTCCCTGCCACTTGGCCCATCCCGGCCACGTCGTTTTGGCCATGGCTCTGGCGGACAGCACCCGAGGATTACCCAACGGGGGCGGAGGCGGAGGTGGTAGCGGCTCGTCGTCGTCCTCGGCGGAGCCGCCGCTCTTCCCGGACATCGTGGAGCTGAACGTGGGAGGGCAGGTGTATGTGACCCGGCGCTGCACCGTGGTGTCCGTGCCCGACTCGCTGCTCTGGCGGATGTTCACGCAGCAGCAGCCGCAGGAGCTGGCCCGGGACAGCAAAGGCCGCTTCTTTCTGGACCGGGACGGCTTCCTCTTCCGCTACATCCTGGATTACCTGCGGGACTTGCAGCTCGTGCTGCCCGACTACTTCCCGGAGCGCAGCCGGCTGCAGCGCGAGGCCGAGTACTTCGAGCTGCCGGAGCTCGTGCGTCGCCTCGGGGCGCCCCAGCAACCCGGCCCGGGGCCACCGCCGCCGCACTCGCGCCGCGGGGTGCATAAGGAGGGCTCGCTGGGCGACGAGCTGATGCCGCTGGGCTACCCCGAGCCCGAGCCGCAGGAGGGCGCCTCGGCTGGGGCGCCGTCGCCCACGCTGGATCTGGCTAGCCGCAGCCCGTCCGGGGGCGCGGCGGGTCCCCTGCTCACACCGTCCCAGTCTTTGGACGGCAGCCGGCGCTCCGGCTACATCACCATCGGCTACCGCGGCTCCTACACCATCGGGCGCGACGCGCAGGCGGACGCCAAGTTCCGGCGGGTGGCGCGCATCACCGTGTGCGGCAAGACATCGCTGGCCAAGGAGGTGTTTGGGGACACCCTGAATGAGAGTCGGGACCCCGATCGGCCCCCGGAGCGCTACACCTCGCGCTATTACCTCAAGTTCAACTTCCTAGAGCAGGCCTTCGATAAGCTGTCCGAGTCGGGCTTCCACATGGTGGCGTGCAGCTCCACGGGCACCTGCGCCTTTGCTAGCAGCACCGACCAGAGCGAGGACAAGATCTGGACCAGCTACACCGAGTACGTCTTCTGCAGGGAGTGAGCTCCCCACGCCCCCTCGCCACTCTGGCGcccacttcccttcctccccGCGGGTGACAGGATTATAGATGCCCTTGCTTCTTCCCTGTCTCTAGATTCCTTCTGCCCTCGCCCCTACCCCTGTCCCCCAATCCCCCAGTAGCTCACCCAAGTCCCGTCTGCTCCCCACTTGAGAATCTGCAGCCACAAATCCTTCGGGCTTCTTTGGACCCCATTAACCGAGAGAGTGCTCAGGTGTAGCTCATGCTTCCTCTACTCCTGGCCTCCAACCACCCTTCCCCCAGATTGTCGTGATCTAGTGGGACAGTGCAGGCGCAGTCACCAAGTACCCGGGAATGACTGAACTGTTCAGAACCCGATAGCACGGTGTCCAGCGTGCAGGGCGGAAGAGTCCTTGACATCTTAAACCCTTTGACTCCATAGCGGCTTCAGAGACAGAACTGAGAGCGCTCTGTGGAGACAGTGTTTTCAAAGATTGTTGCAGACTTGATCCTCATTAGAAAGATAAAGTTCTAGACAACCGAATGGAAGGAAGACCGTATGCTGGAATTAAGACCCCATGGAGGCAGTTCAGAGACTGtaaataaagtgatttttttttttaagttacaggTAGAAGTAAATTCTAGTACTGGTAACAGGAGAGAGTTCTATTTACTCCCGGCACAATACATCTCCTGTGGCTTAAAATTGTagaaagcaatcctcctgcctgcgGAGGCGCCCTTTCTCTTCAGCTGGTTTGCCTGAAGCTTTAGGTTTTGTTGGTTAAGGCTCCTTCTGGCGAGGAGCAGGCagggagaaggagatgagaagTCAGCCCTTACTTAGGTCTAGGACTGtgggagggttggggagggaggaaagaggggaggaagggcgggagggaggaggggacatactcatttattatttgaaagtTGGAAGTTTGTATAATCCATTTGAGTAcgtgcacatttttaaaaaaatatgaaacagtACGTGTAAACTTAGATTTTATCAAGATTATTAAAGACCCATCTTCAGCTGGAAGTCCTAAACTTAGTTGCTAATACTTGTATAACCTAACCAAAGAGTTACGTAGTAGAGTTTTAGtgatttgaacatttattttcttgttgattgtatttcttcatttatagCCTATTTACTTAAGCAAAATAAGTTTGATTTTAGTTACTTAAGATCtcttagtagtagtagtatttttaaattgctgtttTCTGCAAGCCCAGCAAGTGTGGACTGCTGagcagttttgaaaaaaaaaaaaaaacggaacaatgctttctttcatgtgtttgccgTTGCGGTGGAATCTGCTCAAGTGACAGAGCTGAAGATAAACTAAGCACCGGGAGCTGCCCATCTGTAGATAGCTGTGAAGTGGGATGTTTTTAAATGAAGGCAAACAAATACTTGAGTGTGAGCTGAGCAATAACACGGTGTTTTAGGTGAATGCAACAGAAACAGGAGACCTGGTTGCCTTATGCCTTTACTCTCATGTAGCATGAATCCCCAATGTGTATCCTGTGTACACCGCAGCCGAAAGGAGGTGGGTCTGTATGCTTCCTTCGGAGAGGCATCCTTTGGATAATCTGTGATTACG
Proteins encoded:
- the Kctd12 gene encoding BTB/POZ domain-containing protein KCTD12, which codes for MALADSTRGLPNGGGGGGGSGSSSSSAEPPLFPDIVELNVGGQVYVTRRCTVVSVPDSLLWRMFTQQQPQELARDSKGRFFLDRDGFLFRYILDYLRDLQLVLPDYFPERSRLQREAEYFELPELVRRLGAPQQPGPGPPPPHSRRGVHKEGSLGDELMPLGYPEPEPQEGASAGAPSPTLDLASRSPSGGAAGPLLTPSQSLDGSRRSGYITIGYRGSYTIGRDAQADAKFRRVARITVCGKTSLAKEVFGDTLNESRDPDRPPERYTSRYYLKFNFLEQAFDKLSESGFHMVACSSTGTCAFASSTDQSEDKIWTSYTEYVFCRE